CGGACTCGGTGGAGTTGGCGTGCGCGTTGTGCCTCAAGGCCCTTCAGGCCGGGGCGGCGGTGCTGAATTTGCTGACGGTCGAGGACATCCGGGTTCAGCAGGGCAAGGTGAACGGCGTGGTGGTGAACCGGACGGGGGTGTATCCGACGCTGCACGTCGATCCGATCACGTTCTCAGCGGGGGCGGTGCTGGACGCGACGGGTCACGAGGCGATCCTGGTGGCCACGCTGAAGAAGAAGGGGTTGTTCAAGAGCGACGCGGGCGAAGGGCCGATGGACGCGATGGCGGGCGAGGCGTTCGTGGTGGATCGGGCGGGCCAGGTGTTTCCGGGCCTGTGGGTTTCGGGGATGGGCGTGTGCGCGACGTTCGGCGGACCGCGGATGGGTCCGATTTTCGGCGGGATGCTGTTATCGGGCCGGCGGATCGCCGAGATGATCGGGGCGTCGCTGGCCGAGTGAGGCAAGTGGTCACGGTTCGTATCGGATCGGAAGCGAGAAGAAGAACGTCGAGCCTTTGCCGAACTCGGATTCGACCCAGATTCGTCCGCCGTGGCGGGCCACGATCCGCTGGGTCATCGCCAGACCCACGCCCGTGCCCGGATACCTGAGCCGTGAGTTGAGGCGTTTGAAGATTACGAAAATCTGATCGAAGTATTCCGGCTCGATGCCGATTCCGTTGTCGCGAACCGAGAAGACCCAGTGGTCGTCGCGTAGTTCGGCGCGCAGATGGACCTCCGGAACCACGCCCTCGCGTCGGAACTTGATTCCGTTTTCGATCAGGCGGCGAAACACTTCGACCAACTGCCGTCGGTCCGCCGCCACCCGCGGCAGAGGCTCGATGGCGACGCGAGTTCCGGTCTGGTCGATCATATCGCCCAGTTGTTCGGCGGCCTCTTCGGCTGCCTTGCCGCTGTCGATGGGTTCAAAGGGCCCGCCCCGCGCGTCGATCTGGGAGTAGTCCAGGAGGTCTCGCAGGAGCTGGTGCATTCGGGTGGCCCCTTCGACCGCGTGGTCGATGTAGACGTCGGCCTCCTCGTCAAGCTTGCCTTTGTAGCGGATTTTGAGTAACTGGACGAAGTTGCCGACCATTCGGAGCGGCTCCTGGAGGTCATGGGAGGCCAGTTCGGCGTATCGGGCCAGATCGGCGTTGGAACGGAGGAGTTCGGCGGTCCGGCACTGGACCCTGGTATCCAGCTCATCGCGTTCGTGTTGGAGGGCTTCCTGGCGTTCGCGGATTTGCCCGGCCATAAGATCGAATTCGTCGGCCAGGTCCTCCAATTCCGTTACCCCGGTCACGCCGTTGCGGCGCGGGCGTCCGCCCCGGGCCAGGACGGTGGCGTATTCGGTCAACTGGCGGATGCCTCGGGTGATCCGCCAGG
The Phycisphaerae bacterium DNA segment above includes these coding regions:
- a CDS encoding thiazole biosynthesis protein produces the protein MFDEIQISKAIAEAYHRKVLNHLASDVIIVGAGPSGLTAAYYLARSGLKVTVMEKRLSPGGGIWGGGMAMNEVVLQEEALQIADEFGIRHVRTAEGLHTADSVELACALCLKALQAGAAVLNLLTVEDIRVQQGKVNGVVVNRTGVYPTLHVDPITFSAGAVLDATGHEAILVATLKKKGLFKSDAGEGPMDAMAGEAFVVDRAGQVFPGLWVSGMGVCATFGGPRMGPIFGGMLLSGRRIAEMIGASLAE
- a CDS encoding HAMP domain-containing protein — translated: MTFRGSTRIHLFLLLFVALVPMLTTQAIVFQRWFAAAQREERQANLEFARAVAFSFQGYIKDVLAQELATGSALTFLEPYTPEQAQRILAKGIADHPAVTYFAWLDPEGRVQAANRAQEFPFDINGSDFYERILHGREWVVTDVLPASNESGEVIVARAIREEDDLKGVMVAVLDLDRFDELARLEREHGGRTLIFDGAGFLVHAYPPESYTYHQRNWIGVDPLLPEALAGRENTGTLVYPNETETRISARVPIPDIGWVAGVSRPESVALGPVRRTLMLNAAAVTAVSAIGMLLAVLIAWRITRGIRQLTEYATVLARGGRPRRNGVTGVTELEDLADEFDLMAGQIRERQEALQHERDELDTRVQCRTAELLRSNADLARYAELASHDLQEPLRMVGNFVQLLKIRYKGKLDEEADVYIDHAVEGATRMHQLLRDLLDYSQIDARGGPFEPIDSGKAAEEAAEQLGDMIDQTGTRVAIEPLPRVAADRRQLVEVFRRLIENGIKFRREGVVPEVHLRAELRDDHWVFSVRDNGIGIEPEYFDQIFVIFKRLNSRLRYPGTGVGLAMTQRIVARHGGRIWVESEFGKGSTFFFSLPIRYEP